One window of the Salvia miltiorrhiza cultivar Shanhuang (shh) unplaced genomic scaffold, IMPLAD_Smil_shh original_scaffold_217, whole genome shotgun sequence genome contains the following:
- the LOC131003502 gene encoding translation factor GUF1 homolog, chloroplastic has protein sequence MAATSELYPLKLVLDQKHLTRPSHAINLSFSSSQLEFHLLRKKYLSAAEFRVLHKRRRHSLEVCCRATGAAPSAAEIESAIRAGKDRLLKVPSSNIRNFCIIAHIDHGKSTLADKLLQITGTVESREMKEQFLDNMDLERERGITIKLQAARMRYIHNSEPYCLNLIDTPGHVDFSYEVSRSLAACEGALLVVDASQGVEAQTLANVYLALENNLEIIPVLNKIDLPGAEPERVCREIEEIVGLDCSDAIYCSAKEGLGINEILRAIVQKVPPPPDTAERPLRALIFDSYYDAYRGVIVYFRLIDGSIKRGDRILFMASGKDYYADEVGFLSPNQLQVDRLNAGEVGYLSASIRSVADARVGDTITHYSRKAEESLPGYKEITPMVFCGLFPVDADQFHDLRDALEKLQLNDAALKFEPETSSAMGFGFRCGFLGLLHMEIVQERLEREYNLSLITTAPSVVYKVTCASGDIVECSNPSLLPEAGNRRLIEEPYVKIEMLTPKDYIGALMELAQERRGEFKEIKFITEIRASLLYELPLAEMVGDFFDQLKSRSKGYASMEYSFIGYRESDLVKLDIQINGEPVDPLSTIVHKDKSYAVGRALTQKLKELIPRQMFKVPIQACIGAKVIASEALSAIRKDVLAKCYGGDITRKKKLLKKQAEGKKRMKAIGKVDVPQEAFMAVLKLEKEVL, from the exons ATGGCGGCAACCTCGGAGCTTTACCCCCTTAAGCTCGTTTTAGACCAAAAACATCTCACCCGCCCTTCTCATGCCATTAACTTATCCTTCAGCTCCAGCCAACTCGAATTTCACCTCCTTAGAAAAAAGTATTTGTCTGCTGCCGAATTCCGCGTTTTGCACAAGAGACGGCGTCACAGTTTGGAGGTCTGCTGCCGTGCCACTGGCGCTGCTCCTTCCGCCGCGGAAATTGAATCCGCCATTCGTGCAGGCAAAGACCGCCTTTTGAAG GTGCCCTCGTCGAATATAAGGAACTTCTGCATTATAGCACATATTGATCATGGGAAATCAACGCTGGCGGATAAATTGCTGCAGATAACTGGCACCGTggagagcagagaaatgaaggAGCAGTTTCTCGATAATATGGActtggagagagaaagaggcatCACTATCAAATTGCAG GCTGCACGGATGCGTTATATTCATAACAGTGAACCTTATTGCCTGAATCTTATCGACACACCTGGTCATGTTGACTTCTCCTATGAG GTTTCTCGCTCTCTTGCGGCCTGTGAAGGAGCTCTTCTTGTTGTAGATGCCTCCCAG GGGGTGGAGGCCCAAACATTGGCCAATGTGTATTTGGCCTTGGAAAACAACCTTGAAATCATTCCA GTTTTGAACAAGATAGATCTTCCAGGTGCAGAGCCAGAACGTGTTTGCCGAGAGATAGAAGAG ATTGTTGGTCTTGATTGTAGCGATGCAATTTACTGCTCAGCAAAG GAAGGACTAGGTATTAATGAGATCCTAAGAGCAATTGTTCAAAAGGTCCCTCCTCCTCCGGACACAGCAGAAAGGCCTTTGAGGGCTCTCATATTTGATAG TTACTATGATGCTTACCGAGGAGTCATTGTATATTTTCGACTGATTGATGGGAGCATAAAAAGGGGTGACCGAATACTGTTTATGGCCAGTGGAAAG GATTATTATGCTGATGAAGTTGGATTTTTATCTCCAAACCAGTTGCAGGTTGATCGGTTAAATGCTGGAGAG GTCGGTTATCTTTCCGCTTCCATAAGATCAGTGGCAGATGCTAGAGTTGGTGATACAATCACACATTATAGCAGAAAGGCTGAAGAATCTCTTCCTGGATACAAGGAGATCACACCAATGGTCTTCTGTGGCCTGTTTCCTGTTGATGCTGACCA GTTTCACGATTTGCGTGATGCTTTAGAGAAATTACAGCTTAATGATGCTGCTTTAAAG TTTGAGCCAGAGACCTCGAGTGCCATGGGATTTGGATTTAGATGTGGTTTCCTTGGTCTTCTTCATATGGAAATTGTTCAG GAAAGGCTGGAACGTGAGTACAATTTGAGTTTAATAACCACAGCCCCAAGTGTGGTCTACAAAGTGACTTGCGCAAGTGGTGATATT GTCGAATGCTCAAATCCGTCCTTACTTCCTGAAGCTGGAAACAGAAGGTTAATTGAAGAGCCGTATGTTAAG ATTGAAATGCTCACTCCAAAAGATTATATTGGTGCACTTATGGAGCTTGCTCAGGAACGAAGAGGAGAATTCAAAGAAATTAAGTTCATTACTGAAATCAGAGCATCACTTCTTTATGAGTTACCCCTGGCTGAG ATGGTAGGTGACTTCTTTGATCAGCTGAAGTCGAGGAGCAAAGGCTATGCTAGCATGGAGTACTCCTTCATTGG GTACAGGGAGAGTGACTTAGTAAAGCTTGACATTCAAATTAATGGGGAGCCGGTAGACCCTTTATCAACTATTGTGCATAAAGACAAG TCTTATGCTGTTGGTAGGGCTTTAACTCAAAAATTGAAGGAACTAATACCGAGACAAATGTTTAAAGTTCCAATCCAG GCATGCATAGGCGCCAAGGTGATTGCTAGTGAAGCTTTATCTGCTATCAGGAAAGACGTTCTTGCCAAATGCTATG GTGGGGACATCACAAGAAAAAAGAAGCTTCTGAAAAAACAG GCTGAGGGAAAGAAGAGAATGAAAGCAATCGGTAAGGTCGACGTACCACAAGAAGCATTCATGGCTGTATTGAAACTTGAAAAAGAGGTATTGTGA